The Candidatus Saccharibacteria bacterium sequence GTCTGACTGATCATCCTCTCAGACCAGTTACCGATCGTCGACTTGGTGAGCCTTTACCTCACCAACTATCTAATCGGACGCGGGCCGCTCCCAAAGCGTAATAAATACTTTAATCCGAAGATCATATGCGGTATTAGCTACCCTTTCGGGCAGTTATTCCTCACTTTGGGGCACGTTCCCACGCGTTACTCAGCCGTCCGCCGCTCGCCACCAAGTAGTAAACTACTCGTGCTGCCGCTCGACTTGCATGTATTAGGCACTCCGCCAGCGTTCATCCTGAGCCAGGATCAAACTCTCCATAAAAGATGTATCTTTCTCAAGATACGTCTATAAAAATATAGACTGACGATGATATTGCACAACTAAATTGTCAAAGTTCATTTTATCTGTTCAACTCCACTGTTGTTTATTGCCTTCCTTGGCAACCAGACTGATAATCAGCATACCCCACGAACTGCGGTAGCGTCAAGGGTAATTTTAGATTATCTTGTAGCTAAAAACACAACTACGCCGATAATGAGTCCCAGAAGAGCTCCAACGGTCACTTCCATAGGGGTATGTCCCTTTGCCGCACGAGGCAAAGCAACGCTACTTTTCTGCTCTTTAATAAGCTCCTGAATAGCTTTGCCCTGCTCGCCCGAAGAACGCCGAACCATGATTGCATCATACATAACAATAGCTGAAAACAGCGCAGCTAAGCCAAAGATGGCCGTATCAACCCCTTCTCGAAGTGCAATAACAGACAATAGCGCCATGACTGCCGCACTATGTGCGCTCGGCATATTACCTGAAAGATACAATTGTCGAAGATGACTAAAGCTGCGATGTTTTATCACCATAAGAAGATACTTGGCACCCTGCGCAATAATCCAAGCGCATACTATCGCCAAAATGTAGGGTGAAAGTATCTTCTCCATGTTAGGCTTCGTCCTCTTCAACTACCTGCTGTTCAGGCATAAGCCCAAGAGAAGATACCGCATCACCCTCACTTAATCGCATTACACGAACACCTTGCGTCGTTCGACCAAGAGTCGGAATATCCTTTAGTCCTACGCGGATCGTCTGTCCATTATTTGAGATCATAAGAACCTCACTTGCCTCGGGGTCGATAGTTCGCACAGATATAATAGGACCGGTTTTTGCAGTCACAACAGCAGCCTTAATGCCTACGCCACCACGCTTGTGACTTGGGAAGTTAGCAATCTTAGTAATCTTACCGTAACCATTTTGACTAATAACAAGAAGGCTGTGAGCGTCATCATCGACAATATCCATTCCTACAACCCAGTCGTTCGGTCGCAATCGAACACCACGCACACCACGGGCGGCACGGCCCATTGGACGCGCGTCGGTTTCATTAAAGCGTACTGCCTGTCCAGCCGATGTTGATACAATTACATCATTCTCACCAGTGGTTTTCTTAATCCAACGGAGCTCATCTCCATCATCGAGCTTAATGGCGATAAGGCCATTCGTACGGATATTAGCGTAATCCTTCAACGGCGTCTTTTTTACAGTTCCCTTGCTTGTCGCCATAAAGAGATATCCTTCATCACTCGCGTCTTTGGCGTGACGAATAATCGAAGTGATCTTCTCTTCCGGCTGAAGCTGCAGGAGGTTAACCGCCGCTACGCCCTTTGCCTGAAGGCTTGCTGCTGGCACTTCGTACGCTTTAAGACGGAATATGCGCCCCTTATTCGTAAAGAACAGAAGATAATCATGGGTACTTGCCGGAACAAGTTGGTCGATAATATCTTCTTCCTTAGTCGTCATGCCTCGCTTACCCTTACCGCCCCTGTTTTGACGACGGTACTCACTCACCAGCGTACGCTTAATGTAGTTTTCTGTTGTAAGCAATATAACAGACTCTTCTTCAGGAATAAGCTCCTCATCACTAAACTTACCAAGTTCATGATTAATCATCTGCGAACGACGCTCGTCCCCATACTTCTCTTTCATCTCTAGAAGTTCGGCCTTAATAATATTAAGGATCTCCTTCTCGTCGGCAAGAATTGCCTCTAGCTCAGCAATCAACTTCAAGAGCTCCGCCAATTCATTCTCGATCGCTTCGCGTTCAAGTCCAGTTAGGCGACGCAGCTGCATGGCAAGGATTGATTTCGCCTGGATTTCTGAAAGCTTGAATGCCTCAATCAAACTCTTTTCGGCAATTTCGCTTGTTTTACTTGCACGAATGATACGAATGACCTCATCGATGTGATCAAGGGCAATCTTGTAGCCTTCGAGAATATGAGCGCGGTCTTTCGCCTTGCGTAGTTCGTATTCAGTTCGACGACGAACAACATGTTGGCGATGCTTAACGAACTCGCTCAAGATTTCCTGCAAACCAAGGACGCGCGGCTGAATACCGTCGATAAGCGCAAGCATGTTGTAATGAAAACTCGTTTGCAACGCCGTTAGCTTAAATAGCTGGTTAAGAACCTTCTTAGGATAAGCGTCCTTCTTAAGCTCAATAACAACACGAACCTTGCCACGTGCACTTTCATCACGGAGGTCAGCAATTTGGATTTTCTTCTCTTTGTGAAGCTCAGCTATCTTTTCAATAAGCGTTGCTTTATTTACAGCATAAGGCATTTCGGTCACGATAATCTGGCTGCGGCCTTTTTTCGTCTCCTCGATATTCGTAACTGCACGCACCATAACGCTTCCACGCCCCGTTTGGTAGGCCTGCTTCATAGGAGTGCCCCCGTACACGATTGCGCCTGTTGGAAAATCAGGACCCTTAACATGCTTCAAAAGATCGTCGAGGGTCGCTTCAGGGTTATCGATCATTTCGATAGTCGCATCTACCAATTCACCGAGGTTGTGCGGCGGAATATTCGTAGCCATACCAACAGCAATACCAACCTGACCGTTCAAAAGCAGGTTTGGAAGCTTTGCCGGAAGTACTGAAGGTTCCTGTTCGGAGCCGTCGTAGTTATCACGGAAGTCCACCGTCTCCTTGTCGAGATCCGTAAGTAGTTCATTACCAGCACGACCAAGACGAGCCTCGGTGTATCGACTGGCGGCCGCTGGGTCGCCATCCATCGAACCGAAGTTACCCTGTCCATTAACAAGCGGGTATCGCATTACCCAGTCCTGAGCAAGACGCACCATTGAGTCGTAGATCGATGAGTCACCGTGTGGGTGATATTTACCCATAACTTCACCGGCAATACGCGCTGATTTCGCAAATTTACCGCCCGGACGCAACCCTTGCTCGCCCATAGTGTACAGAATACGGCGATGCACCGGCTTCAATCCGTCACGAACATCAGGTAGTGCACGATCAATAATGACGCTCATGGAGTAACGAAGGAAACTATCCTCCATCACATCTTCAACGGTTCGATGCTCTAGCGTCTTAGAGTGGGTTTGAGGCAAATCTACAATTTCACCTTCAATTGGTGTATTTTTGTCATCATTCATAATTAAATATCCAACTCCTCGAGGTTAACATCTTTAGCACGGGACTGAATGAAGTTTTTACGTAGGCTCACTTCATCACCCATGAGTTTTGTGAAAATGGCATCGGCACGCTCGGCGTCCTCTACCTTTACTTGCACAAGAACGCGATTGTCCGGATTCATTGTAGTCTCCCAAAGCTGCTCGGCATCCATTTCACCAAGACCCTTGTAGCGCTGAACATCTGTCACGCCGGCCTGTTTCAGGAGTGAATCTTCAACGTTGATATTTATACCACGCTCTTTACGATCAGCGATCAGCTTCTCGATAATTTCGTCACGCTCTTCGTCGCTATAAGCGTACCATCGTTTATTGCTTCCGCCCTTAACTAAGAATAGCGGAGGTTTAGCAAGATAAATGTGACCACCATCAACAACTTCTTTCATGTAGCGGAAGAAGAATGTTAGAAGTAGCGTTGAGATGTGGCTACCGTCGACATCGGCATCTGTCATGATGATAATTCGGTGATAGCGAAGACCGGCAACGTCAAATTGATCACTAATACCAACGCCCATAGCCTTAATGAGACTCACGATTTCGTTGTTATTTAGCATGCGATCGAGACGTGCTCGCTCAACGTTAAGCACCTTACCCCTTAGAGGAAGGATCGCCTGCGTCTTACTGTCGCGACCAGATTTAGCCGAACCACCAGCAGAGTCACCCTCTACGATATAAAGCTCTGAATCGACCGGGTTCTTACTTGAACAGTCGGCAAGCTTACCCGGAAGACTTAATCCATCGAGTGCACCCTTTCGGATAACATTGTCGCGAGCCGCACGAGCCGCTTTACGCGCACGTGCCGCAAGAAGGGATTTTCCAACAATCTTCTTAGCAACTGCAGGGTTCTCTTCAAGGTAGTACGAGAAGTACTCGTTCATCACCTGCTCTACATAACGACGAACTTCCGGGTTGCCGAGTTTGTTCTTTGTCTGACCTTCAAACTGTGGATCTGGAAGCTTAACAAGAATAATTGCCGTAAGACCTTCACGAATATCATCTCCGGT is a genomic window containing:
- a CDS encoding divergent PAP2 family protein — its product is MEKILSPYILAIVCAWIIAQGAKYLLMVIKHRSFSHLRQLYLSGNMPSAHSAAVMALLSVIALREGVDTAIFGLAALFSAIVMYDAIMVRRSSGEQGKAIQELIKEQKSSVALPRAAKGHTPMEVTVGALLGLIIGVVVFLATR
- the gyrA gene encoding DNA gyrase subunit A; amino-acid sequence: MNDDKNTPIEGEIVDLPQTHSKTLEHRTVEDVMEDSFLRYSMSVIIDRALPDVRDGLKPVHRRILYTMGEQGLRPGGKFAKSARIAGEVMGKYHPHGDSSIYDSMVRLAQDWVMRYPLVNGQGNFGSMDGDPAAASRYTEARLGRAGNELLTDLDKETVDFRDNYDGSEQEPSVLPAKLPNLLLNGQVGIAVGMATNIPPHNLGELVDATIEMIDNPEATLDDLLKHVKGPDFPTGAIVYGGTPMKQAYQTGRGSVMVRAVTNIEETKKGRSQIIVTEMPYAVNKATLIEKIAELHKEKKIQIADLRDESARGKVRVVIELKKDAYPKKVLNQLFKLTALQTSFHYNMLALIDGIQPRVLGLQEILSEFVKHRQHVVRRRTEYELRKAKDRAHILEGYKIALDHIDEVIRIIRASKTSEIAEKSLIEAFKLSEIQAKSILAMQLRRLTGLEREAIENELAELLKLIAELEAILADEKEILNIIKAELLEMKEKYGDERRSQMINHELGKFSDEELIPEEESVILLTTENYIKRTLVSEYRRQNRGGKGKRGMTTKEEDIIDQLVPASTHDYLLFFTNKGRIFRLKAYEVPAASLQAKGVAAVNLLQLQPEEKITSIIRHAKDASDEGYLFMATSKGTVKKTPLKDYANIRTNGLIAIKLDDGDELRWIKKTTGENDVIVSTSAGQAVRFNETDARPMGRAARGVRGVRLRPNDWVVGMDIVDDDAHSLLVISQNGYGKITKIANFPSHKRGGVGIKAAVVTAKTGPIISVRTIDPEASEVLMISNNGQTIRVGLKDIPTLGRTTQGVRVMRLSEGDAVSSLGLMPEQQVVEEDEA
- the gyrB gene encoding DNA topoisomerase (ATP-hydrolyzing) subunit B — protein: MAKQKVDDGSYTGSQIQVLEGLEPVRKRPGMYIGSTGYDGVHHLIKEIADNCIDEAIAGYASRVDVVLLEDGGVRVTDDGRGVPVDKNEKTGLSTVETVYTVLHAGGKFGGGGYKVSSGLHGVGSSVVNALSTKMIVEVVREGQLHHIEFAQGVTTMPLKKLGKTDRPTGTTVTFYPDPTIFKETVTFDYKWVVNYLRHQAYLTKGIYVTVRDERSKERAAFYFEGGIQSYVKHLNIGKDVVDDSVFYVERQIEDSMVEIAVQYNDTFVETIKPFANNVLTPDGGTHLIGFRSALTRVINDYARKSGLLKEKEENLTGDDIREGLTAIILVKLPDPQFEGQTKNKLGNPEVRRYVEQVMNEYFSYYLEENPAVAKKIVGKSLLAARARKAARAARDNVIRKGALDGLSLPGKLADCSSKNPVDSELYIVEGDSAGGSAKSGRDSKTQAILPLRGKVLNVERARLDRMLNNNEIVSLIKAMGVGISDQFDVAGLRYHRIIIMTDADVDGSHISTLLLTFFFRYMKEVVDGGHIYLAKPPLFLVKGGSNKRWYAYSDEERDEIIEKLIADRKERGININVEDSLLKQAGVTDVQRYKGLGEMDAEQLWETTMNPDNRVLVQVKVEDAERADAIFTKLMGDEVSLRKNFIQSRAKDVNLEELDI